AGGTTGAACGCTTGCATCATTCCAGCAACGGTCAAGCTGTAGAGGTGGAAAAGTGAAATCAGTTATTCTGATCAATACAATAGTGTGAGAAAATAGCCAGTTTGGTACTATGTGAAATTCTTACAGGTCAGTTGATCTCTCCACAGTTCTCAACATTTAGATTGTTAGGTTCATTAGAGCACCAGTTGCTGTAGTCATATGGAGTTCCATCACTCCACAACCACTGTCCTTCCTAAAGAGCAAAGACAGGGATTAAAAGACTGCGCTTCTGTACTCGGACACCATAAAGAATGTCATTTAGTTTGGCTTTTGAAGTGGTTATATCAGCTTCATTAAAAACGTTCATCTCAAACAAATTTAGTATCTTTTAGGCTAACTGAACTTACTTCTACAGCATCTTGAACACCAAGCCAACATCGTGTAGTAGTAGAAGGCAACAGACCAATCAGAAAGTTGTTTTCCAGTTCATTGTGCACAGATGCAAGATTTGCATGCTCCTCAATACAGTTtctctttatatattaaaaataaaggatgtcagttacatttttagtcattttcaaacaaaatctgCTCTGATTTATTAGTTGCTCAGTATAGTTTATATGGAAATGAGaaactgttactttaaaaaaaaaaaaaaaaaaaaaaaaattgccttgttGTAGCGGACACTTTACCTCTGCTGTGATCCAGCTGGTCGACTGAGAGAAAGAACTTGTAAAGTATCGGACTCCAAAATTTGTCCATCCATACTCGGTATATATTAGTCTACCTATATATCAATCCGGGTATCCAGTAGGTCTACATGTTAGTATTGTAATATACATTACTTGTACAAATACTAGTCAATAAAATATTGAACATTTCCCACTATCCTCTTCATAAAGCTTTCGCAAAATGCCAAAGGTTTGGCCAGAACAAGTTTTTAAAATAGAATGATggtttatacaaataaatgtctAGTTTACCATCTGCACTCTCCATGGAGAACACCATGAAAGAGAGCAGCAACAGACTTCTCAACACCGCCAAGAACTTAAATTAATAAGCGGCAAAAGTGAATCCATCTGCACTCATATACTGCACACATTGTAattcttaatgtattttaaagacaaagttATTCAGCGGGTCTCTGTGCCAAAAACTCACCTTGGTTTTCAGATCGTTGCCTTCAGAACCCTGAGGAAGATTTTTTGTGGAGTTCCAGAAAAAAGCCCTGCTTTTCTGCTTTATTTGATGTCAAGTGTGTATAAGTTAccagaaaaagaaaagcacaatGTTATATGTATGTGGTTTTCTGTGTTAGTGTTGTTCTTTTGACTCCTAGTTTTCACATTAGTTGCCTGAGTTGGATTTTTATTCAGTTCACCTGTGTCCCATTTATCAAGTCATTAGTCCCTCGTTTGCGTTAGTGTT
The sequence above is a segment of the Cyprinus carpio isolate SPL01 unplaced genomic scaffold, ASM1834038v1 S000004619, whole genome shotgun sequence genome. Coding sequences within it:
- the LOC109083910 gene encoding galactose-specific lectin nattectin-like, which translates into the protein GSEGNDLKTKFLAVLRSLLLLSFMVFSMESADGRLIYTEYGWTNFGVRYFTSSFSQSTSWITAERNCIEEHANLASVHNELENNFLIGLLPSTTTRCWLGVQDAVEEGQWLWSDGTPYDYSNWCSNEPNNLNVENCGEIN